One window of the Brevundimonas goettingensis genome contains the following:
- a CDS encoding peptidylprolyl isomerase, giving the protein MADETLTLSLDTGDVVIKLRPDLAPGHVARITELAKEGFYDGVVFHRVIPGFMAQGGDPTGTGTSGSKKPNLKQEFSSEPHVRGVCSMARTSDPNSANSQFFICFDDATFLDRQYTVWGQVIEGMENVDALPKGEPPREPGKILKATVA; this is encoded by the coding sequence ATGGCCGACGAAACCCTGACCCTTTCCCTCGACACCGGCGATGTCGTCATCAAGCTTCGGCCTGATCTGGCCCCCGGCCACGTCGCCCGCATCACCGAACTGGCCAAGGAAGGCTTCTACGACGGCGTCGTCTTCCACCGCGTGATCCCGGGCTTCATGGCCCAGGGCGGCGACCCGACCGGCACCGGCACCTCGGGCTCCAAGAAGCCGAACCTGAAGCAGGAGTTCTCCTCCGAGCCCCACGTTCGCGGCGTCTGCTCCATGGCCCGCACCTCGGACCCGAACAGCGCCAACTCGCAGTTCTTCATCTGCTTCGACGACGCCACCTTCCTGGATCGCCAGTACACGGTCTGGGGTCAGGTGATCGAAGGCATGGAAAACGTCGACGCCCTGCCCAAGGGCGAGCCGCCGCGCGAGCCGGGCAAAATCCTCAAGGCCACCGTGGCCTGA